The sequence below is a genomic window from Nicotiana tomentosiformis chromosome 6, ASM39032v3, whole genome shotgun sequence.
TCCTTCGAAGACAAAGTTTGCAGAGCCTTCTACCTTGGCATGAAGAACCAAGTATGCCATTAAGTCTAGAAAAGTGAAAGTAGTGGAGGAAGAAGAGagtgaagaagaagagaaatatGATAAAGAGAAGGACAAGATGGTTAAATTTGAGAAAAGAACCACCTTGAAGAGTAGACTCCTCAGGGACCTGGAGGAGGAAGGCATGATTATGCTGCTGGAAAAACTACAACTGCAGGGTTGGAAGGACACGGTCCTTCAGATGGATAGAAAGCTTGCCAGAACTGATATTGTGGAGTTCATGGCAAATTGTGAGATCAAAAATGGCAAAGTCACCAGTGTGGTAAAGAGGGAGACTGTGAACTTTGATGACAATGAATTGGGAGAAATTCTGGGAGTACCTGAtgaagggtacaatgattacaaaaagttaaaatggccaagcctagaaaacctcCCCACCTCACTTGACATTACAAGGAAGTTTGGTGATAATAAGGAAGAGCTTCAGCCCAAGGCTGTATAAAAAAGTGAGATGAAGTCACCCCACAAAGTGTTGTTTGAATTTGTTAACTAGGTTGTGCTGCCCAGGCAGGAAAGAAGGCACATTGCCACATTCATAGACCTAGTCCTTATGGAATGCCTGGATAGTGGGAGGCAGATCAATTGGCATGGGTTTATCATccagcttcttgatagggttctaactggcaccaaaactcatgccataccATATGGTTTCATTCTCAAGGTTGTATTTTCTAACTTCAATATACCTCTCAAGAAATGGGATGTTAGTACAAGCAATGATAATTTTGGAACAAACACCTTGACtacttgtgactatgaagtccatgctACTGCCAAAGAACTTGGGTCATCCAAGAAGGTGCCTGTGAACAGCAAAGTAAGAGCCTTGGTTCAAGAGAGTGGgactaaggatgctgagattgagaggctaAAGAAGAGGCTGGCGGAAGTAAAAACTAAGAGGGATGCTCTCAGGGCTGAGCTgcaaagaagaaggagaagaatgaaGGCATTCTTCATGATAAGTTAAAGCTACTTCAGGCCAGAAACCAAGAACCTGGCCCTTCCCAGCCTTGAAACCTTCCTAGCATGTGCCTTTTACTTTGAACTGTGATGTATATAACCAAATGAACCTAGtccttgatgatttatgactttaaAGAGGAAAGTGTTCTAACGATTTTGAGCTGAGTTGAAACAGGTCTTATGCTTATAAAAAGAACAGAGtttatcatcatcaaaaaggggaaatttGTTGTCCTAAGTAAGTTTGtattgatgattgacaaaggaactcaagcatgaaccaggtctATATATAGTGTACACAGACACCGACAGATTCGagcacaaggcatgcacgtgaaggagaaaagcttaagtggttatatctgatatctcctaaacgaaaagattgcataagtgataaggagaaggactccttactcaaagaaaactctatcctagataatggaggagttagaagttgaagataactagaactcttccaccaaggaagagcatagcattagaactctagttatttctatTCTACCAACTCTATATATTACACAATATTCTCATTTTACAGgtacgcacaaacgctgaagttaaacatgagttgagagcaaaatagcaaggcattttgcaagccaTTCCTGtatgattcaagtgtgcaaacctgaagctgcatgaaccagatagaagaactagttccaagtgtctgtcttttattctagttttattgtaGTAGgacttttgagttgtacctttcagctttatctagaagcaattgtactaGGTACTCTCAGTGTTGTATTCAAGTTACAGTTAACTTAAAGTTATCGCAACAGCTAAAGGCCGGTTtccacaaagggttagaggtaattcTTAGGTTTACAAtgagttttgtaaatgctgttttggctcagtgatttagtgaagtgttggggaaAATTCTACTGGGTAGTGGGTCgtagttttttcaccttttgagccaggtgttttccacgtaaaaatacttgggTTATTTACTTTCTGTATTTATTATTCTGCAACAGTATAAGGAACGCATAGAAGAACCAGATTCTTCTAAAATCTGTGCATAGGAAAAATTGGACACCATATAAATCATCCCCCCTCCCccgtgtggtattgaagtacaaaacaataattggtatcagagtaggttatccttgaagaggctaataccttaggagaagatcaagatgggTGCACCACCTGAAAACTAGGAAGTACAATCCattgctaggccaccactctttaatgaccagtactactcttggtggaaaaacagaatgagagatcacattcaaagagaggactatgagctatggaacattgtcactgatggtccactggctacATTGAAGAAAAATGTTGAAGGAGTAGATATGCCAAAGACAAGAGCAGATTGCATTGCTGAGGATTTGAAGaagtgggagaagaatgctaaatccaagaaatggcttgtttgtggacttagtCTAGATGAGTACAACAGAATCCAAGGATGTGCCACTACTAAGGAAATTTGGGACACACTACAGGTGGCTCATAAAGGAACTACTCAAGTGAAGATATCTAGAGGAACTCTACTGTACTCTCAGTATGAGATCTTTGCTATGAATGATGGATAAACCATtcaagagatgtacacaaggttcactacattgacaaataaactaaaatctcttggaaggattaatCCTGAAGAAGAGAGGGTTGAGAAGATACTTACTAGGGTCTTGCCAATTACTTGGGAAAGCAAGATCACTACCATCCAAGAGTCAAAGAATATTTCCACTCTCCCACTAGATGAAttgattggaaatctcactgcctatgaacttaggagacaaaccatgaagatggatgtacctaagaaggaaaaGAGCTTGGCACTCAGAATTATTGAAGGTTCTGATATAGAAGATGAtaaaatggctatgatcaccaaagacttcaagaagtacccaAGGAAAGGAAAGGGTTCCTCAAGAACTGGAAGCTACAGCAAGGCAAAATCTCCTGAGAAGCAAACTAATGATGGATGCTACAAGTGTGAAAAACCTGATCATCACATCAAAAAATATCCTttgtgggaaattgaatggaagaacgAAAGAGCTGAATGGaggaacaggaagaaggaacaggttaaccccaagaaaagcaacaataaaggatcaaccaaggctatgatcgctgcttggggagaaaacTCATATGAAAGCTCAGATAATAATGATGAGAATGAAcgagcacttatggccattggagaatctgatgaagaaactaAGGTAAGCGTCTTTCATCTCAAAGAAAAGATTAAATTTAtgtctaaagaaaggttatctGAGTTGCTACTAGAGCTAATTAATgaatatgaggatgtaaataaCGAAAAGGAATAGCTGcctaaagaatgtgtgattttgaatacTAAGTGCAAACACCTGGAACGTAGGGCTAGtgaaactgtaagtgaaaatattgtgttgaataACCCGGCTCATGCACTTGACACAACTATCCTAGagcttagatctgaaaatctaaaattgaATCTAGGAATAGGAAAAAAGACAattgatcacacacaactcactttagaagaaaatgtaggaaaaatgaaagatgaaTTGTACAAGAGAAATGAACAGGTAAGATTTATAAAGGAGGATCTAAGCAAGGTTAAGCATGATCTAGACataacttgtaaatggaacaagtcctctgatgcactttcatggctaaaAGAATACCATAGTAGCAACAAAAGAGGACTTGGCATTGGGAACCCTACACCTAAGTGGGATCCAAAAAGTAAGTATCTTACACTttctgagaacaagatttgcacactTTAGTAACattggtcactataaaagtgaatgcactgcaaaataaaaggcaagtcaaaagaacaaagattTTGTTCAAGGTAAAAATAGGatgccaagttgggctaaaaagaatttgattcacctttttgcctatagaaagggacccaaactagtttgggttcctaagactaacccctgatttcctattacaggtccaagtgaaggggagcagccaaatatggtacatggatagtgacttctcaaagcatatgacaggaagcaagaactaGTTTCTTTCACTTGAGGGCCTTAAAGGAGGTAAtttctcctttggaaatgggaagaaaggtgagatcattggggttggaaaggtaggtaagattgattctcactctattgagaatgtctacttgatagatggactgaagtacTGTCTAATAAAGtatatcacaattgtgtgatagaggtaacatggtagcattcacctctacaaaatgctttgttattaatcttaccactaacaagatagttttgcagggaaaaagagtgaacaacatatatgttgtggatctgtccacactttcagataatgaactcacttgcttaagtgtgttgcataatgatcccctcctttggcacaaaagacttggacatgccagtctaagagaactcaacaaactagtctacAAGGACTTGGTAATAgggctgcctaacattaagttcaaggaataTAAAGTTTGTGAGgattgtgcaagggggaagcaagtaagatcctctttcaaaagcaagaaaatggtaagcactaccagaacgatggaacttgtccatatggatctttgtggtccaatgagaacactAAGCAtgggtggtaagagatatgttatgatgcctgttgatgattactctaggtttacttggacattatttttaacatctaaagatgaagcatttgacatgttcatttCTTTTGTtaaaaaactcagaaacaactaggtaatcaacttgcatcaattagatCTGAttatggtactgaatttgaaaatgctaaatttgctgaattttgtgatgagcatggcataaatcataatttttctgctcctaggactccacaacaaaatggagtaattgaaagaaagaataggacattggaagaaatggctaggactatgcttctttctagtaaactgccccatagttTCTGTGCAGAAGCTGTGAACgttgcatgctacatcataaataggtgcatgactagacctcttgttgagaagactccctatgagttacttaaagggagaaaaccaaatatatctCATCTTAAg
It includes:
- the LOC138893464 gene encoding uncharacterized protein; this encodes MRDHIQREDYELWNIVTDGPLATLKKNVEGVDMPKTRADCIAEDLKKWEKNAKSKKWLVCGLSLDEYNRIQGCATTKEIWDTLQVAHKGTTQVKISRGTLLYSQYEIFAMNDG